In one Agelaius phoeniceus isolate bAgePho1 chromosome 21, bAgePho1.hap1, whole genome shotgun sequence genomic region, the following are encoded:
- the ABCA2 gene encoding ATP-binding cassette sub-family A member 2 isoform X1 has translation MGFLHQLHLLLWKNVTLKRRSPWVLAFEIFIPLVLFFILLGLRQKKPTIPVKEAFYTAAPLTSAGILPVMQSLCPDGQRDEFGFLQYSNSTVTQILEHLSEAVEQSSLFDPQHPGLEEELESLRRHLEALSSPEPSSMETHFSSQAGSSFTLAWAAKDQGELRHFLMQNLSLPNSTAELLLGSSINLREVYRQFFDSFPLVPDETHERDLWDGFRPSKKMTQLEKSLPSGWRSLQEGLVHRVLRDPVAAPHHPALLHMLSQALDLTSTAVAPAISDSPQAFVTEMENVLFTGPVLEQLTCEQYPGGLHRLLRVSPRQQPLLAAYQALACNGSRTIRQERFAQLASELQKQLDTPKIVSRLKLEEVNSTATQHRLRALLEDLVEMEKILQDMDILSALAKLLPRGACASKAVPPMANSTSWASANATAGNATAEEEEGAGESPSGIDNPQGQFSAFVQLWAGLQPILCGNNRTIEPEALKQGNMSSLGFTSKEQRNLGLLVHLMTSNPKILYAPVGTEVDKVILKANETFAFVGNVTHYAKAWLNISPEIRAYLEEGRLQRRIHWLQQLTADLHKHPEILNVSDSDVLHNFLNGNFSLPNASILLQQLDTIDNAACGWVRFMAKVSVDIFKGFPDEESIVNYTLNQAYQDNVTVFASVIFQTNRDGSLPPHVMYKIRQNSSFTEKTNEIRRAYWRPGPNTGGRFYFLYGFVWIQDMMERALINTFVGHDVVEPGNYVQMFPYPCYTRDDFLFVIEHMMPLCMVISWVYSVAMMIQHIVTEKEHRLKEVMKMMGLNNAVHWVAWFITGFVQLSISVTALTAILKYGKVLMHSDVLIIWLFLAIYAVATIMFCFLVSVLYSKAKLASACGGIIYFLSYVPYMYVAIREEVAHDKITAFEKCIASLMSTTAFGLGSKYFALYEVAGVGIQWHTFSQSPVEGDDFNLLLSMMMLVVDAMVYGVLTWYIEAVHPGMFGLPRPWYFPFQKSYWLGNGRVETWEWTWPWSRNTRLSIMEEDQACAMESRRLAEETRGIEEEPTHLPLVVCIDKLTKVYKTDKKLALNKLSLNLYENQVVSFLGHNGAGKTTTMSILTGLFPPTSGSATIYGHDIRTEMDKIRKNLGMCPQHNVLFDRLTVEEHLWFYSQLKSMAEEEIRKEMDKMIEDLELSNKRHCQVQTLSGGMKRKLSVAIAFVGGSRAVILDEPTAGVDPYARRAIWDLILKYKPGRTILLSTHHMDEADLLGDRIAIISHGKLKCCGSPLFLKSTYGDGYRLTVVKKQSDTRNGTEAGHSPLSHSSVSPCSEPRVSQFIKKYVASCLLISDTNTELSYILPSEAVKKGCFERLFQHLEQSLEELDLTSFGLMDTTLEEVFLKVSEEDQSLENSDVDMKDSKDALQPPASELGPKSEANGESLAEAAMPEKPEVELSNLVTCSKLAQSQASLRSASSVGSVRGDEGGAYSEFFGDYVPLFDNRQDPDNISLQEQEAEGEAEDRDLAGQGSFKLEGSWLKLRQFHGLIVKRFHCAKRNTKALFSQILLPAFFVCVAMTVALSVPEIGDLPPLILSPSQYHNYTQPKGNFIPYANEERREYRIRLSPDASPQQLVNTFHLPSGVGATCVLKTPFNNTLDQPMQTLNLNSNESKMLAAKYFDAMCIDSFTQGLPLSNFVPPPPSPAPSDYPMSVDEDLLHAWNSTTFSTLKGTVTSAPALPHIIHEPIKCTCSMQGTGFSCPSGVGGHPPQMKVVTGDILTDITGRNVSEYLLYTSDRFRLHRYGALTFGNVQKSIPASFGARAPATVRKIAVRRTAQVFYNNKGYHSMPTYLNALNNAILRANLPKSKGNPAAYGITVTNHPMNKTSASLSLDYLLQGTDVVIAIFIIVAMSFVPASFVVFLVAEKATKAKHLQFVSGCDPVIYWLANYMWDMLNYLVPATCCIIILFVFDLPAYTSPTNFPAVLSLFLLYGWSITPIMYPASFWFEVPSSAYVFLIVINLFIGITATVATFLLQLFEHDKDLKVVNSYLKSCFLVFPNYNLGHGLMEMAYNEYINEYYAKIGQFDKMKSPFEWDIVTRGLVAMTIEGFVGFFITIMCQYNFFRKPQRLPVSTKPIEDDIDVANERHRVLRGDADNDMLKIENLTKVYKSRKIGRILAVDRLCVGVRPGECFGLLGVNGAGKTTTFKMLTGDESTTGGEAFINGHSILKELLQVQQSLGYCPQFDALFDELTAQEHLELYTRLRGIPWKDEERVVKWALKKLELTKYADKPASTYSGGNKRKLSTAIALIGYPAFIFLDEPTTGMDPKARRFLWNLILDVIKTGRSVVLTSHSMEECEALCTRLAIMVNGRLKCLGSIQHLKNRFGDGYMITVRTKSSLNVKEVVRFFNRNFPEAVLKERHHTKAQYQLKSDQISLAQVFSKMEQVVDVLGIEDYSVSQTTLDNVFVNFAKKQSDNLEQQETSPSCVLQSPLERVLSLLRPRTTPTELRALVVEEQEDLETDDEGLISFEEERAQLSFNTDTLC, from the exons ATGGGGTTCCTGCATCAGCTCCATCTTCTGCTCTGGAAGAACGTGACACTGAAGCGGCGGAGCCCG TGGGTACTGGCCTTCGAGATCTTCATCCCCCTGGTGCTCTTCTTCATCCTCCTGGGGCTGCGGCAGAAGAAGCCCACCATCCCTGTGAAGGAAG CTTTCTACACGGCGGCCCCGCTCACGTCAGCCGGGATCCTGCCGGTCATGCAGTCCCTGTGCCCCGACGGCCAGCGTGATGAGTTTGGCTTCCTGCAGTACTCCAACTCCAC GGTGACACAGATTCTGGAACACCTCAGCGAGGCAGTAGAGCAAAGCAGCCTCTTCGACCCGCAGCATCCAGGactggaggaggagctggagtcGCTGCGCCGGCACCTGGAGGccctcagcagccctgagcccagctccatggagacccacTTCAGCAGCCAAGCAG GGTCCAGCTTCACACTGGCATGGGCAGCCAAAGACCAGGGTGAGCTGCGGCACTTCCTGATGCAGAACCTGTCCCTCCCCaacagcacagctgagctgctcctgggctccAGCATTAACCTGCGGGAG GTGTACCGGCAGTTTTTTGATTCCTTTCCTTTGGTACCTGATGAGACCCATGAGCGAGACCTGTGGGATGGGTTTCGCCCCAGCAAGAAGATGACACAGCTGGAG AAGAGTCTCCCCAGTGGCTGGAGGAgcctgcaggaagggctggttCACAGGGTGCTGCGGGACCCAGTGGCAGCCCCACACCATCCAGCACTGCTCCACATGCTCTCCCAGGCTCTGGACctcaccagcactgctgtggcACCTGCTATCTCTGATAGCCCCCAGGCCTTTGTCACCGAGATGGAG AATGTGCTCTTCACCGGgccagtgctggagcagctgacTTGTGAGCAGTACCCAGGGGGACTGCACCGCCTCCTGCGCGTGtctcccaggcagcagccactgctggcagCATACCAGGCACTGGCCTGCAATGGCAGCCGGACCATCCGCCAGGAGCGCTTTGCCCAGCTGGCCTCCGAGCTCCAGAAGCAGCTGGACACCCCCAAGATAGTTAGCAGG CTGAAGCTGGAGGAAGTGAACAGCACAGCCACTCAGCATCGCCTCCGTGCCCTCCTCGAGGACTTGGTGGAGATGGAGAAGATTCTCCAGGACATGGACATCCTCTCAGCACTGGCTAAGCTGCTCCCCAGGGGAGCCTGTGCCAGCAAGGCCGTGCCACCCatggccaacagcaccagctgGGCCAGCGCCAATGCCACGGCTGGCAATGCCAcggcagaggaggaagagggcgCCGGGGAGAGCCCGTCTGGCATTGACAACCCCCAGGGGCAGTTCTCAGCATTtgtgcagctctgggcagggctgcagcccatCCTTTGCGGCAACAACCG GACCATCGAGCCTGAGGCACTGAAGCAGGGCAACATGAGCTCGCTGGGCTTCACCAGCAAGGAGCAGCGAAACTTGGGCCTCCTTGTGCATCTGATGACCagcaaccccaaaatcctgtaTGCACCTGTGGGCACCGAAGTTGACAAGGTCATCCTGAAG GCCAACGAGACCTTCGCCTTTGTGGGCAATGTCACCCACTACGCCAAGGCATGGCTGAACATCTCCCCTGAGATCCGAGCCTACCTGGAGGAGGGCAGGCTGCAGAGGCGCATCCACTGGCTCCAGCAG TTGACTGCTGACCTCCACAAGCACCCAGAGATTCTGAATGTCTCTGACAGTGATGTTCTTCACAACTTTCTCAATGGCAACTTCTCCCTGCCCAATGCCAgcatcctgctccagcagctggatACCATTGACAATGCTGCCTGCGGCTGGGTCCGCTTCATGGCCAAG GTCAGCGTGGACATCTTCAAAGGCTTCCCAGATGAGGAGAGCATTGTCAACTACACGCTGAACCAGGCCTATCAGGACAATGTCACGGTCTTTGCCA GTGTCATCTTCCAGACCAACAGGGATGGCTCGTTGCCTCCCCATGTCATGTACAAGATCCGTCAGAATTCCAGCTTCACAGAGAAGACCAACGAGATCCGGCGGGCATACTGGCGGCCTGGCCCCAACACCGGCGGCCGCTTCTACTTCCTCTATGGCTTTGTCTGGATCCAGG ACATGATGGAGCGTGCCCTTATCAACACATTTGTTGGCCACGATGTGGTGGAGCCTGGCAACTACGTACAGATGTTCCCGTACCCCTGTTATACCCGGGATGA CTTTCTCTTTGTCATCGAGCACATGATGCCCCTCTGCATGGTGATCTCCTGGGTCTACTCAGTGGCCATGATGATCCAGCACATCGTGACAGAGAAGGAACATCGCCTGAAAGAG GTGATGAAGATGATGGGCCTGAACAATGCGGTGCACTGGGTGGCTTGGTTCATCACTGGCTTTGTCCAGCTCTCCATCTCGGTCACAGCACTCACTGCCATTCTCAAGTACGGCAAGGTCCTGATGCATAGCGACGTTCTCATCATATGGCTCTTCCTTGCCATCTATGCTGTGGCCACCATCATGTTCTG CTTTCTGGTGTCAGTGCTCTACTCCAAGGCCAAGCTGGCGTCTGCCTGTGGTGGCATCATCTACTTCCTCAGCTATGTGCCCTACATGTATGTGGCCATCCGGGAGGAGGTGGCCCATGACAAGATCACAGCCTTTGAGAAGTGCATTGCG TCTCTCATGTCCACCACCGCCTTTGGGTTGGGCTCCAAGTACTTTGCACTGTATGAGGTGGCTGGCGTGGGTATCCAATGGCACACCTTCAGCCAGTCACCTGTGGAAGGAGATGACTTCAACCTCCTGCTGTCCATGATGATGCTGGTCGTGGATGCCATGGTGTATGGGGTGCTCACGTGGTACATCGAGGCCGTGCACCCGG GCATGTTCGGCCTGCCACGGCCCTGGTACTTCCCTTTCCAGAAGTCTTACTGGCTGGGCAATGGGCGCGTGGAGACCTGGGAGTGGACCTGGCCATGGTCACGCAACACCCGCCTCAGCATCATGGAGGAAGATCAGGCCTGTGCCATGGAGAGCCGGAGGCTGG CAGAGGAGACAAGGGGCATCGAGGAGGAGCCAACCCACCTCCCCTTGGTCGTCTGCATTGACAAGCTCACCAAAGTCTACAAGACAGACAAGAAGCTGGCGCTAAACAAGCTGAGCCTCAACCTCTACGAGAACCAGGTTGTGTCCTTCCTGGGGCACAATGGTGCAGGCAAGACCACCACCAT GTCCATCCTCACTGGCTTGTTCCCTCCAACATCGGGCTCTGCTACCATCTATGGCCATGATATCCGTACGGAGATGGACAAGATCCGGAAGAACTTGGGCATGTGTCCTCAGCATAACGTGCTCTTTGACAGGCTGACAGTGGAGGAGCATCTCTGGTTCTACTCGCAGCTCAAGAGCATGGCAGAGGAGGAGATCCGCAAGGAGATGGACAA gatgATTGAGGACCTGGAACTTTCCAATAAACGGCACTGCCAGGTGCAGACTCTCTCGGGTGGCATGAAGAGGAAGCTGTCAGTGGCCATTGCCTTTGTGGGTGGGTCGCGAGCTGTTATCTTGGATGAGCCCACAGCTGGTGTGGACCCATATGCCCGAAGGGCCATCTGGGACCTCATCCTCAAGTACAAGCcag GGAGGACCATATTGCTCTCCACACACCACATGGATGAGGCTGACCTGCTGGGGGACCGCATTGCCATCATCTCCCATGGCAAGCTCAAGTGCTGTGGTTCTCCATTGTTCCTCAAGAGCACCTATGGTGACGGCTACAGGTTGACAGTGGTGAAGAAGCAGTCGGACACCAGGAATGGCACAG AGGCAGGCCACAGCCCCCTGAGCCACTCCTctgtcagcccctgctctgagccTCGTGTCTCCCAGTTCATCAAGAAGTATGTGGCCTCCTGCCTCCTCATCTCAGACACCAACACAGAGCTCTCCTACATCCTGCCCAGTGAGGCTGTCAAGAAGGGCTGCTTTGAGAGGCTCTTCCAG CActtggagcagagcctggaagAGCTAGACCTCACCAGTTTTGGGTTGATGGACACCACGCTGGAGGAGGTCTTCCTGAAGGTGTCTGAGGAGGATCAGTCTCTGGAGAACAGTGACGTGG ACATGAAGGACTCCAAGGATGCCCTGCAGCCACCTGCCTCTGAGCTGGGCCCAAAGTCTGAAGCCAATGGGGAGTCCCTGGCCGAAGCAGCCATGCCAGAGAAGCCCGAGGTGGAGCTCAGCAACCTGGTGACCTGCTCCAAGCTGGCGCAGTCGCAAGCGTCCCTGCGCTCAGCGTCCTCGGTGGGCTCCGTGCGTGGCGATGAAGGTGGGGCTTATTCTGAATTCTTTGGGGATTACGTGCCCCTGTTCGATAACCGGCAGGACCCCGATAACATCAGTCTGCAAg AGCAAGAAGCAGAGGGGGAAGCAGAGGATCGTGACCTGGCAGGTCAGGGAAGCTTCAAGCTGGAAGGCTCGTGGCTGAAGCTGCGCCAGTTCCATGGGCTGATCGTCAAACGCTTCCACTGCGCCAAGCGCAACACCAAGGCCCTCTTCTCGCAGATCCTGCTGCCCGCCTTTTTCGTCTGCGTGGCCATGACTGTGGCGCTCTCTGTGCCCGAAATAG GTGACCTGCCACCCCTCATCCTCTCGCCATCCCAATACCACAACTACACTCAGCCCAAGGGTAACTTCATTCCTTACGCCAACGAGGAGCGGCGTGAGTACCG CATTAGGCTGTCTCCCGAtgccagccctcagcagcttgTGAACACTTTCCATCTGCCTTCTGGTGTGGGGGCCACCTGCGTGCTCAAGACACCCTTTAACAACACACTGGACCAACCCATGCAGACCCTCAACCTCAATAGCAATGAGTCCAAAATGCTGGCAGCCAAGTACTTCGATGCCATGTGCATCGACTCCTTCACCCAGGGCCTTCCACTTTCCAACTTTGTGCCACCACCTCCATCCCCGGCTCCCTCTGACTACCCCATGTCAGTGGATGAGGACCTGCTCCATGCCTGGAACTCCACAACCTTCTCCACTCTTAAAG ggaccgtgacctcagcccctgcccttccccacaTCATCCATGAGCCCATCAAGTGCACGTGCTCCATGCAGGGGACTGGCTTCTCCTGCCCTAGTGGCGTGGGGGGCCATCCCCCACAGATGAAGGTGGTGACAGGGGACATCCTGACAGACATCACAGGGCGCAACGTCTCTGAGTATCTCCTCTACACCTCGGACCGCTTCCGGCTGCACAG GTATGGGGCACTCACATTTGGAAATGTCCAGAAATCCATCCCGGCCTCCTTCGGAGCCAGGGCTCCGGCCACAGTGCGCAAGATTGCTGTGCGGAGAACGGCCCAG gtCTTCTACAACAACAAGGGCTACCACAGCATGCCCACTTACCTCAATGCCCTCAACAACGCCATCCTGAGAGCCAACCTGCCCAAGAGCAAGGGCAACCCTGCTGCCTATG GCATCACAGTCACGAATCACCCCATGAACAAAACGAGTGCCAGCCTGTCCCTGGATTATCT CCTGCAAGGCACAGATGTGGTGATTGCCATCTTCATCATTGTGGCCATGTCCTTCGTCCCAGCCAGCTTTGTGGTATTCCTGGTGGCTGAAAAGGCCACCAAGGCCAAACACCTGCAGTTTGTGAGTGGCTGTGACCCTGTCATCTACTGGTTGGCCAACTACATGTGGGACATG CTAAACTACCTGGTGCCAGCCACATGCTGCATCATCATCCTGTTCGTGTTTGACCTCCCAGCATATACCTCTCCCACCAACTTCCCCGCTGTCCTGTCCCTCTTCCTGCTCTATGG CTGGTCCATCACCCCTATCATGTACCCAGCCTCCTTCTGGTTTGAGGTGCCCAGCTCTGCTTACGTCTTCCTCATCGTCATCAATCTCTTCATTGGCATCACAGCCACTGTCGCCACgtttctgctgcagctctttgaGCACGACAAG gacCTGAAGGTGGTGAACAGCTACCTGAAGAGCTGTTTCCTCGTGTTCCCTAACTACAACCTGGGCCATGGCCTGATGGAGATGGCCTACAATGAATACATCAATGAGTACTATGCCAAGATTG GGCAGTTTGATAAAATGAAATCACCCTTCGAATGGGACATCGTGACACGGGGGCTTGTTGCCATGACAATTGAAGGCTTTGTTGGCTTCTTCATCACCATCATGTGCCAGTACAATTTCTTCCGGAAGCCCCA GCGCCTGCCCGTCTCCACCAAACCCATTGAGGATGACATTGACGTGGCCAATGAGAGGCACCGGGTCCTGCGTGGTGACGCCGACAATGACATGCTAAAGATTGAGAACCTCACGAAG GTGTACAAGTCCCGCAAGATTGGGCGCATCCTGGCTGTGGACCGGCTGTGTGTGGGTGTGCGCCCTGGGGAGTGCTTTGGGCTGCTGGGTGTCAACGGTGCAGGCAAGACCACAACATTCAAGATGCTGACTGGGGATGAGAGCACCACAGGTGGAGAAGCCTTCATTAACGGACACAG CATCCtgaaggagctcctgcaggtccAGCAGAGCTTGGGCTACTGCCCCCAGTTCGACGCACTCTTTGATGAGctgacagcccaggagcacctggagctctACACCCGCCTGCGTGGCATCCCCTGGAAGGATGAGGAGCGG GTGGTCAAGTGGGCACTGAAGAAGCTGGAGTTGACCAAGTACGCAGACAAGCCTGCCAGCACCTACAGCGGGGGCAACAAGAGGAAGCTATCCACAGCCATTGCGCTCATTGGATACCCAGCCTTCATCTTCTTG GATGAACCAACCACAGGGATGGACCCCAAGGCACGGCGCTTCCTCTGGAATCTCATCCTGGATGTCATCAAAACTGGTCGCTCCGTGGTGCTCACGTCTCACAG CATGGAGGAGTGCGAGGCCCTCTGCACCCGCCTGGCCATCATGGTGAACGGGCGGCTCAAGTGTCTTGGCAGCATTCAGCACCTGAAGAACAG GTTTGGTGATGGCTACATGATCACAGTGCGCACCAAGTCCAGCCTCAATGTCAAGGAGGTGGTGAGGTTCTTCAACCGTAACTTCCCTGAGGCTGTCCTCAAG GAGCGTCATCACACCAAGGCCCAGTACCAGCTGAAGTCAGACCAGATCTCACTGGCACAGGTCTTCAGCAAGATGGAGCAGGTGGTGGATGTGCTGGGCATTGAAGACTACTCTGTCAGCCAAACCACACTGGACAAT GTGTTTGTGAATTTTGCCAAGAAGCAAAGTGAcaacctggagcagcaggagaccagccccagctgtgtcctgcagtCACCCCTGGAGCGTGTGCTGAGCCTGCTGCGCCCCCGCACCACCCCCACTGAGCTGCGGGCCCTCGtggtggaggagcaggaggacctGGAGACTGATGACGAAGGCCTCATCAGCTTTGAGGAGGAGAGG GCTCAGCTCTCTTTCAACACGGACACGCTGTGCTGA